The sequence below is a genomic window from Chondrinema litorale.
AACTTTGAGTGATGAAGATTACGATTATGAGATTTTTGATTTCTTAAGTGACAAAGAAAATCTTGATGAAAAGTTGAGTGTACTACAATTGGAAATAATGGCTACCTACATACTTGAATATGAAGTTAACAATGGAGGTTTCGATCAGTTTTTTCTAAACAATGAAGATAAATATATTGATGCTGCTATAAATGGTTTGAAGAAAATTGAAGCTGTTGAATTTACTAGCCTTGCAGAAAAAGCTAAGGAAATATATCTAAGTAATATTAATCAAGCTATAATTGGTAGAAACCATGAATTTGATGTATTAGATGATAGTTTTTACGATTTACCATCTTACCGTACTCAAAGAATCGCATTCACTAAAAAGCATTTAGATGAAATTCTGATCGATAATTAGACTTGCCCTCCTCCCTATTCAAAACTAACTTAGCTGCTGCAAAATTAAAGACCTATACCAAAACCAGCAGCATGAATTACCAATCGATACTGGCACAAAATATTGAGCTAATCAAGCAAGCAGCTCCTGACCATAAATCGACCAAAGACAAAGTACATAGAGAATGGGCAAGCATTATCAGAAATGATATTTCTTTTATGGCTTTGACTTATCAATACTTGGTAGCCAATCTGGCAAACTTCGAAAAAAAATCTACCACTGAGCAAATAGACCTGTACAAGTACTTACTGGTTTTGGCGAGCTTCTCTCCACAATACAACCTGCTTTCTAAAATCGACCATATTCTCAGCCAATACAATGAGCCGATTTGTAAGTCTATCGAGCGCTTATTAGATGTGGCTGATTTTCAGATTATTGAAAGCAACAAAATTATTCATACTGGAACACTTGGCGATTTTATCTCATTAATCTTCGAGTTGTACTATACACACACTTCGAGTGAAAGTATTTGCAGGGAAAAAATAGCTCCATACATTCTACCTCTTTGTAAAAACTTCAATACAAATAATACCTATCTGGCTCATTTACTTCCGTATCATCCAGAAGCTATTTACACGACAACTCAACTTTTACTGCTTTACATTGAGCAAAAAAATGACAGTATTTTGTTCCAAAGTATTTGCTACGATATGCTGGGAGAATATGCTAAAAGAGAAGATTTTATACATAAAAATGCTCCAAAAATCTTTACTGAGTTATTTAAGCTTAAACAAGATTGGTCGAGTGAAGACATCAGTTTTTTAATTGATAAAGGTATTTTAGCTGCTTTCGGAATCAACCTTGCCAGTAAAGAAGCGCAACTCGAAGCACTCACCGAAAGAATTGCAATTCTTAAAGCCAAAGAATTACATAAAGGAGTAAAACACTATAAAGAACAAAAGCAGAAAATTGAAGCAAACTACGAAGGCATCCAACAAAAAAAATGGAATGGTGCTGTTCGCTCCATTGCTGTAAAAAAGCCAATTACCAAAGCTTTAGAAGTAGCAATTAAAGCCTTTGCTCAACATCAACAAATAAGTGTTTTAAGTGCATTATTCAATGATAGCATCGAGTTTAAAAACAAGCCAAAACTCTATAGTTTCCATAAAAACCCAAAAGTTATTTTTAAAGATTTTGCATTTAAACTATGGGTGATAGAAGAGCTGATGTACAAGCAAGAATTACTCAAACCAAAGTTTGATGTGCGGGAGTTTGCCAAAGAATACGACAAAAGGCAAATAGACGTCGAGCACGATGGTTATAGCATTATTCCAGAGGTACAGAAGTATTTTAAGCAATTAGATATTCCTCTGGAGTTACTCAACCAAGTGAAAGAACTCGGCATAGATGATGGTATTTTTGGAGGTTCAGATGTATACAATCAGTTATGGCCTTACTACGATCCCGGTTG
It includes:
- a CDS encoding DMP19 family protein; its protein translation is MKTQKFGQDRINDVRKRLSTLSDEDYDYEIFDFLSDKENLDEKLSVLQLEIMATYILEYEVNNGGFDQFFLNNEDKYIDAAINGLKKIEAVEFTSLAEKAKEIYLSNINQAIIGRNHEFDVLDDSFYDLPSYRTQRIAFTKKHLDEILIDN
- a CDS encoding DUF6892 domain-containing protein; the encoded protein is MNYQSILAQNIELIKQAAPDHKSTKDKVHREWASIIRNDISFMALTYQYLVANLANFEKKSTTEQIDLYKYLLVLASFSPQYNLLSKIDHILSQYNEPICKSIERLLDVADFQIIESNKIIHTGTLGDFISLIFELYYTHTSSESICREKIAPYILPLCKNFNTNNTYLAHLLPYHPEAIYTTTQLLLLYIEQKNDSILFQSICYDMLGEYAKREDFIHKNAPKIFTELFKLKQDWSSEDISFLIDKGILAAFGINLASKEAQLEALTERIAILKAKELHKGVKHYKEQKQKIEANYEGIQQKKWNGAVRSIAVKKPITKALEVAIKAFAQHQQISVLSALFNDSIEFKNKPKLYSFHKNPKVIFKDFAFKLWVIEELMYKQELLKPKFDVREFAKEYDKRQIDVEHDGYSIIPEVQKYFKQLDIPLELLNQVKELGIDDGIFGGSDVYNQLWPYYDPGCGDELLPISNKAVDDLALLPNLKKIIGLELSNPGKKLVKVLKEKGIELEEVDK